Proteins encoded in a region of the Podospora pseudopauciseta strain CBS 411.78 chromosome 6, whole genome shotgun sequence genome:
- the GPR1 gene encoding G protein-coupled receptor gpr1 (COG:S; EggNog:ENOG503NZCY), with translation MVFFSAMMELLHGSSPASVRSSVPVELMSPITSRYVADDQHTEHTVYILTILSLTFASVSVVSTLSTLYWFVKMRRSFRHELILLLVQSDFVKSAAFVVFPLVSLYHGTIESDSAFCQFSGFALAIGIESSDVAILLIALHSVMYIFRPKSGLYPYRHLAYSVFYLFPVSTACLAFINGNGFENVGHYCYLRTDNGWSRLALSWIPRYLICASIIGIYAFIYIYIRKRMDDYGRRSSTSLPPPRQMSGADQTYQQPDGHQRQLSSPALTLPRISYHGLIPSTPSSKRTSTTDTINLVKTRQMSASSVGTLRVEDTGNTESSFAGGSPSRTPVSQPRRSIQWNWGGFNQATTSPDVSIDDMQDPLSVVDPGLPSPPPAAHAASPVSAVPIAGQQSLRRATVLGDPYPASSPSDTFFDRPLYATAPGSLDPAGGHSRYSTSTSRATNNSKRVLSLPNIFTMLRRGPSNRSSAAGTLLSGGTRTTTQTNTAGNYPVGATYLNASTLAFEPAGGSDVSKNREKIRRQLRSLFVYPLVYMIIWTFPFVSHVMGYDDSVKKNDPQWLLILGILSLSVQGMVDCMLFAVREQPWRHASGRKVGEVVRKRLGYYFGWAGSSTKAGGGTTAGRTREEMLVDGRLARERREGEILSERRAINRGVRAVHAREREWWDVDLERIGIDSDEEEDEPEGEEMTAKSTPMRVHSGRRRERGERSHSAAV, from the exons ATGGTTTTTTTCTCTGCCATGATGGAGCTTCTCCACGGCTCGTCTCCAGCGAGCGTACGGAGCTCCGTGCCGGTCGAGCTGATGTCACCGATCACGAGCCGATACGTGGCCGATGACCAACACACAGAACACACAGTCTACATCCTGACAATATTGTCTCTCACCTTTGCTTCGGTCAGCGTCGTCTCGACATTATCCACCCTCTACTGGTTTGTCAAGATGAGGCGAAGTTTCCGGCACGA GTTGATCTTGTTGCTTGTCCAAAGTGACTTTGTCAAGTCCGCCGCCTTCGTTGTCTTTCCGCTTGTCAGCTTATATCACGGGACCATCGAGTCGGATTCAGCTTTCTGCCAGTTCAGCGGCTTTGCCCTCGCCATCGGCATCGAATCCTCAGATGTCGCCATTCTACTCATTGCGCTGCATTCCGTCATGTATATATTCCGACCGAAATCTGGCCTCTACCCTTACCGACACTTGGCATACTCGGTCTTTTACCTGTTTCCAGTTTCCACCGCTTGTTTGGCTTTTATCAATGGCAACGGGTTTGAGAATGTGGGACACTACTGCTACCTCCGGACCGACAATGGTTGGTCCAGGCTGGCACTGAGCTGGATACCACGGTATCTGATATGTGCCAGCATCATTGGTATATACGCTTTTATTTACATCTACATCAGGAAGCGGATGGACGACTatgggagaaggagttccACTAGTCTGCCGCCTCCACGGCAAATGAGCGGTGCGGATCAAACATATCAGCAACCAGACGGACACCAGCGACAGCTCAGCTCCCCCGCATTAACGCTACCGCGAATCTCTTACCACGGACTTATTCCATCGACACCCAGTTCGAAACGAACCTCTACTACTGACACGATCAACCTCGTGAAGACGCGGCAAATGTCCGCATCCTCCGTCGGCACGTTGCGGGTGGAGGACACAGGAAACACCGAGTCCTCTTTTGCGGGTGGTTCCCCGTCTAGAACACCGGTTTCTCAGCCCAGGCGGTCGATCCAATGGAACTGGGGCGGCTTCAACCAGGCAACCACATCACCAGACGTGTCAATCGACGACATGCAGGACCCTCTGTCGGTGGTGGATCCAGGCTTACCCTCACCGCCACCGGCGGCTCACGCGGCCTCTCCTGTCTCCGCCGTCCCAATAGCAGGGCAACAGTCTCTCCGGCGCGCCACGGTGCTCGGCGATCCATACCCAGCATCCTCACCGAGTGACACTTTCTTCGACCGACCTCTCTACGCGACCGCCCCCGGCAGTCTCGACCCTGCCGGGGGGCATTCTCGGTATAGCACCAGCACCTCGAGAgcgaccaacaacagcaaacgggtcctctccctccctaACATCTTTACTATGCTCCGCCGCGGACCCTCCAACCGTTCCTCCGCCGCGGGCACACTTTTGTCGGGTGGAACTCGCACAACAACACAGACCAACACGGCGGGAAACTATCCCGTGGGGGCGACCTACCTTAACGCCTCCACTCTAGCGTTTGAGCCCGCCGGCGGCAGCGACGTGAGCAAGAACCGGGAGAAAATCCGCCGCCAATTACGGTCACTTTTCGTATATCCTCTCGTGTACATGATCATCTGGACCTTTCCCTTTGTGAGCCACGTCATGGGGTATGATGACTCGGTCAAGAAGAACGACCCGCAGTGGTTGCTGATTCTGGGGATTCTGAGCCTGAGCGTGCAAGGAATGGTAGACTGCATGCTTTTTGCGGTGAGGGAGCAGCCGTGGAGGCATGCGAGTGGACgaaaggtgggggaggtggtgaggaagcgGTTGGGGTATTATTTTGGGTGGGCGGGGAGTAGCACGAAGGCCGGGGGGGGGACCACGGCGGGCAGAACGAGGGAAGAAATgctggtggatgggaggttggcgagggaaaggagggaaggggagatTTTGAGTGAGAGGCGGGCTATAAATAGGGGGGTTAGGGCGGTTCATGCacgggagagggagtggtgggatGTGGATTTGGAGAGGATAGGGATAGatagtgatgaggaggaagacgagcCGGAGGGGGAAGAGATGACGGCGAAGTCAACGCCGATGAGGGTTCATTctggaaggagaagggaaagaggggagaggagtCACAGTGCGGCGGTTTGA